Genomic segment of Zingiber officinale cultivar Zhangliang chromosome 11B, Zo_v1.1, whole genome shotgun sequence:
tACATTTCCTTCAAATGTTAGAGGTGAATTGAAAGCCAAGCTAATTAAAACGTTGAGAGTCCTTTGTGCATTTATTGGTCTTGGGGTGCCATTTAGTGCTCCTAACACATAAAACAAAATGTTTTCTGTTTTCTCGATTAATTATGACAAAAAAGATTAGAGAGCGACATGCAATTGGCAAGGGAATGAAAGCATAATTATGAGTCTCCAAGAATTTCAAGATCATAATATGATCTCACTTGGATTAGGACATTTCTTTGCGATAAAAGAAGTTAAATTGAATGATGGGTCTCTCTCTATTGATTATTTAACTAGCGCTATTATCATGACTTCATGTTCATGATTAACCAAAGTTTGTATAAGGACTCATAACTTAATATGGTTGTATCTATAACAAGGTTATTGACCTAAGATTAGATCAAAGTTGATTTGTGAATTCACATGTTGCATATAcggggattttttttttctactagAATTTCAAGTTAGTTAGTCTTCATTTTATTAGATTAAAAATAATGGTCAAAAAGCTAATATACTCTGTTAAATACTACAGTACTGTCTCTAAATGTCATATGATGATGCGGTGGTCATGGGAGTCGTTCAATTCGGATTAGAAGTGGGGTTAGTTACTAATATAAAAGTTAAAGTTAAGATGGTCAATGTCAGGGAGTCAACGGGCTTACCTATAGTTGCCGAGTAGAGGTCGACTACAATTGCTAATCGGGACAAGCAATGTCCGATTAGCAGATGACTTCTCTAAGCAGAAAGCTACGGGCAGATTGTCAGGCATTTGGTATGGATCGAAGAACGAGACCAGAGCGATAATTCGGTCGGACGGAGACAGACTACTGGACCCAATTTCCGTAGAGAAGAACAGTCGTGACCGACCAAGTGGAGAGTTCCCTAGCCGAGCGACTACCTCACTCAGGCGAGTAGAGGGATCATTGACGTATCTCTTAGTATCCTTCTTGAAGATAGTGCTATCGGTACAAGGCTTGGTCAACAGGCAGATTGCACTGCGGAAGCTTCAACTATCTTACCAGGAATTTACACGTCTTGTTAAATCATGATGCCACTTTTTAACATGTCCTTTCATATGATATTTGGGAAAGCGTCTCTGCGCCTTAGAGAGCATGCACAATTCACACAGATATTATATATAAAGAGGGGGTCAATGTATCAACGGAGGTATGCGTTATTCATTATTCACGTTTGTGCTTATTGttactttgttttcttttatctttttgATTACTTATTTAAGTGTCGGAGGACCAACACCGAAGACTTCTTCACTACTtcgatattaatattttttatatcacAAAATAAAGTAAATTTTGCACACTTCACTCTGGACGACTTCATTTACCAGTGATTTGCATGTCTTGTTAAAGCATGATGTCACTTTTCTCACATGCTCTTTCATAGAATGGTTGGGAAAGCATGTCTGTGCCTTAGAGAGCCTGCGCATTGTCCACCAAGACACTATATAAAGAGGGGGTTTATGCATTGATGGTGGTATACGTTATTTGCTATTCACACTTATGTTTACAGTTGCTCTATTTTCTTCCATCTTTCTGATGATTTATTTGAATATTGAAGGATCAACGTTCAATATCTATTTCCTAACTCGATATTGACATTTTTATATTACAAAATGAAATAGATTTTACACACGGTCAATTTAGAAGCTACAATCCTCAACTAGCCATCTTTAGCATTGTAAAACAGCATCACCATCAATGACATCTTTTCTAAAGGCACATTTAATCCATCGAACTGAGAAACATAAATGAGATAGATAGGCAGCCTTTCTCACCATATCCCATCCATCACGCGAATTGTTAGCAACACTAGCTGTAGCAGTAGCTAATACTATCAGTGTTTGTAGTATCTCAACAAAAGATTTCGCCAGTAAAAGCCCTTGAACCAAGTGCTCACCCCATTTTCCGCGCCGCACTAATTACCTATATATTtttgtataataataataataataataagtaatattaaaatattgtttttattttataaaaattaaaaaggcaTCCTTTTAATTGTCATTGCCATTAAAGAATGCACTATTTCAAAAACAACACATTCTTGAAGAGTTTTAAAATATCTAAAccacttatttaaaatttaaaatgattaaatCATATATTTCATACCTATTTTATCCTTTTATATTTATCTCAatcaattattataatataataattaattcaCAACAAAATTATTACTcttaatataatatattaaattgatatttaaaaatataagtataattaaaaaaactaaataaacacatataatatgattttataTCATTCTAAGTTATTTAGATTAATCAGTCGAAATATAGTATGTTAAATCATTACTTTAAATATagtatgtcaaattgatatttgaagttatagatataataaaaaaaatagatgaatacataatttagtttcatatcatttcaaacTCTCTAGATTCATTAGTCGATTTTGGATGAAATTGTCTAATGTCAAATTGACATTTGAAGctatgaatataattagaaaAATTAAACGAACACATATAACTTGATTTCATTTCATTCTTAGTTATCTAAGTCAATCAAACAAAGTCATTACTTTTAAGATAGTGTGTTAAATTGACATTTAAGGGAAACTAGACAAGCACATATGATTTAGTtttatattatttcaaattctttAGATTCATCAATCAATTTTGATCGAATTCGACTGATAAACCTAGAAAACTCGGAATGTCGTGGAATCAAGCCTTATATGCCCGTCTAGTTCTCATGATTATATTAATACTCTCTGATCCTATCCGAacgatgaatcaacggacgctgggcatgtgACACTCTCccaactgctgacgtggatctccgactgCTCGTACGGACCTTcggtgaacctgcaaggaagtcgggccgggaaggggttcccggcgacgaccctccgacgctcaagtcaggcaagtagacaacaaagaagtggctctcaatattagagaatgtatacctctggcgaagtgtgaggctccttatatagggctgtgaaggGGCTcaagcacacataccgaggcgaatacatgtcctcagcccatacctcaacatgagtttgtcagaaaagcttacctgacatcatattgctacagtccgagcacatctctgatgggacagcggaaccctctgtcataagatcctgcgtatggcctaatCGTCGAACATAtccgttgtcagaagatgttcccttgttcttttctccttttaccCCATACCGAGCGTCCGACCGATCGGCGGTTCCCTCTCGTTCGGCCGGTCGTATGCGCTGGTCCACTCGGGGGATTCCCGATCGTGTGCTCTGTGGATTGTTcgcagtgttgctactttatgtctTTGACCGAGCGGGCTTCCCGATCAGCCCGGTGACCCTGTTCCTTATGAGCGTCAGAGACCCAACTTCCCGTCGGGTTATTTCTGATTCCGCtgagaccccgttcggccgaccggtctccccttctccggtcggccgtttgacTTTTTGACTTTCACGTGACGTTGACTTCCCCGAACGAAGGTCCACTGTTCTTATCATCGGAtcactctcaaatatcaatttgatctactatattaaaaataattattttttaaatacggATTGATTGATAGAATATTGGTAAATCTATATGTATGAATatgtaatttgatatttttaaaactgaGATTACTTTGATGATGAACTTGccgatttaaaaaaaaactaaaagcaCAGCTCAGTTAACTCGCTAAATGCCAAGAAACATGATCGTCTCGTTCCGATTCTCATCGAAATTTCAGTGTGAACCACGACGACGCGGTGGATTTCTACGCTGCTtcaatcatcatcatcatcgccTCCGATGTGGCGACTCACCTAACTCAAGTCTCTTTCCTTCGTTGTTTTTTCCCCCTTCCCCTCCCTTTTTAACTCTGCTTCGCCTGTTCCTGCCATTTGTCTCCCCATCCCTTTAAATTGTCTATACCATTCGCTGTCGATTCCAATTCGAACAATCAAGACCATTTTGTTTATCAAATCTAGCGttgcaagataaaaaaaaaaaacaagtggaGGAGGGGCCCGATAGGAAACCGCGACATGGTGTTCGAAGTAAATGCGGCACACGGCTTCGTCCGGTGCGCCATAAAACTTCTGCGGCATGGCACGTGAACTTCGTCACTCACGCACCATTATGTCACGCGCTATCGCTcgctcgttagctgcgtcttccgtttAATTTCGTTTAATGAGGTTTTATGGACGACCATTGTTTACGGCGCAAGGCAGTAGCACTGTTGGAGAAAGCGGGTTCCGGAGCCAAAAGCCGGTTGCATCGCCTTCCTACGCCATGTGGGCGCATTCATTCGTTCGTTCATTTGGACCAAAAGGAAGACGAATAAACAATTGCGGAAATGATGACGCGCCATGATCCCGTCCGCCCACGGCAAATACAGGGGCAATGATGGCGTGGCGTCGTCGCGCGCTGTGGGAAGGGGGACGGGGAATGAATGGGGTTGGGCAGGGGGGTTTCTTTTGCTGGCGGAAGCGTGGGGGGTGCGTATGATAAGAGGAAATGATGATTAGCGCAATTATTATGGCGTTGAAATGGAATTATGTGTGGGAACATGTTTTGATGGCTAAACGGGATGGTGTTTTGGCTTTTGGGGTGGGGTGGGTCTCCCGTGTGTCAGTGTTTGTCAACCGAAGGTTTTGTCGGTCAAAGCCATGGCCGCTCTGCCTCTGTTCGCTTTGCCTTCTATCTACCATCCCTCCCCCCTGCGCTGCAGCGCCTGACGCCTCTATAAATCCCACCCAACCAAAAGCCTTCCCTTCATTCCTCCTCTCGCTGCTTGCGTCTTTCCTTCCTTTTGCTCCTCGATGGAACTGGGGCTGAGGCTGGGGGAGGCGCCGGCGGGTAGGCCCTTCTGGGCCGCGAAGGCGGCGGAGACGGCGAAGAGAGGGAGTCTGGGGATTTTGTTTGGGATGAGATTAGGGGAAAAAGAGGACgcaatggaggaggaggaggaagaggaggaggaggaggaggaggaagaggagaggggttCCGCCGCGGCGCCGCTGCAGCTTGAGCTCCTTCCTCTCTTGCCTCATTCCGCGCAGCCTTCGTTTTCCCAGCTGCGGTTCCCGTGGGCGTCCGAGGCCGGTAAGGGATCTGTCGGAGTTTCGGAAATTTTTAGGGGTCGGACGATTTGGGGACGGCCTCTGCTTGTTGTCTTCTCGATCGTTTTCCGAACGAGGGTTTTGAGATCTGAGATATCTTTGTCTATCAACGTCTCTACTGCGAGAAATGGTGATGGATGTTCGACTCGTGTTTTTTTGTGCCGCAGGGAACGTGGAACTGTCGATGCGAGGCTTCGATGTGAACCGGGCGCCGTCTGCCGGGGAAGCCGAGGAGGTAGCGGCGGCGGCGTCGTCGTCGCCCAACAGCACTGTCTCTTCCTTCCAGATGGAGTTTTCCGCCGGGAGAGGCGAGGGCGGAGCGCTGGCGGTGGAAAGGGCCTGTTCGAGAGCGAGCGACGAAGAAGAGAATGGCCTCGGGAGGAAGAAGCTCCGGCTCTCCAAGGAGCAGTCGGCCTTTCTGGAGGAGAGCTTCAAGGAGCACAACACCCTCAACCCCGTAAGAATCCAAATACGAAAAGGAGCCGACCTTTTCCTTTTGCATCGAACGCTTGACGACTCTTTCTGTCTACTGTTGCAGAAGCAAAAGCTTGCTCTGGCGAAGCAGCTCAACCTGCGGCCGCGCCAAGTGGAGGTCTGGTTTCAGAACAGGAGAGCCAGGTATTCTTTCTTCTGAAAGCCCTAATTCATCTCAGTTATTTCTTCCATCTGGATCCAACTCCCATTGGCGATGGCAGGACGAAGCTGAAGCAGACGGAGGTGGACTGCGAGTACCTGAAGCGCTGCTGCCAGACGCTGACGGAAGAGAACCGGCGGCTCCAAAAGGAGGTGGCGGAGCTGAGGGCCCTCAAGACCTCCCACCCTTTCTACATGCATCTCCCCGCTACCACCCTCTCCATGTGCCCTTCCTGCGAGCGCGTCGCTTCCACCAccacctccgccgccgccgccgccaccaaCGCGAACACCTCCGAGCGGCGGCCGAACTCCTTCGCCGCCCTCTTCTCGATGCCCCGACCCTTACCGCTGGGCCCAAACGCTCAGGCTTCCTCTGCATCCCCCCGCCAGCCCTCGCCGGTTTCctaagaagtaaaaaaaaaaaactccggCCACCGTCGCCGAGTGGCAATTCTTGTAAATGGCACTGTTTTGAAGGGCGTTCACGTCACTTGGATCTTTTTTCTTCTCTGTTTTTAGCGTATTTTTGGAGCTTGGAGGGATTTTCTTGTCTTTTCTCAattggatttaaaaaaaaaaggagaaaatttgCTTTTTAAGTCTCATAATTACTTCTTCTCTTCCTTTACTTCAATCCTCCTGCTGCTAATTAATTATACTTATTAATAACAAATCTTCGAGAAAAGGACGAGAaaatctcctctctctctcttcatcaATAAGTGGTGGTATGATAATGAATTTGATTGGGTGGTCAGCCACCATAATGTCGTTTTTGCCCTCATCGATGTGGCCAAAATGGCCGCTTGTGTGAGCGTGTCCAGAAACCTTCCTGGGCAGTTTCGATAGGACGAAGACAAAATCTTTCAGGTGTAATTAGATTTTAATGAAATATGAAATTAATCAGATTTGAGTGCTCATGTTGCTAGTCATAAATAAGGTCAATAATTCATACTTTGACTTTAAGGTTTTGGACTCAATCATGGCCGGTCAAAAAGCAGATTTTGATTTTGTCAATTTTCTCCGTTGTAGATTCAAAATCATACTACTCATTcttattttgaatttgttaatCTTTAGTAACGATGTAAACGAGCCAAGTCAAGCTGAATAAAATTAAGTTCGGAGTTTAAttcatttaagttatattcgagtTTGAGTTCGGTTCGAGTTCGAATcgaatttttatcataaaattcgAGCTCAGTTCGTTTTGAAATTATTAAGTTCGTGAACAGTTCGAGCTTacctcgttattagctcgattatcatagttaacgagtCTAACTCGTTAAACGAGTACGAGCTCATTTTCGgactcgtttagagctcgttttgaGTTCATTTTAAAGCTCGTTTTGTAAGTTTGTTAAGCGAGTTCAAAAactcatttgaataaatattcaacaaacttaaaaactaaaataatataaactcaacGCATCATTAAATATATCAAACTACTACATTAAACTTCTAAACTCGACACATCATTGAACATGTTCACGATCTctttaatcgagccgagctcaagcccGAGTTTAATTACGAACTTATAAATGAACATATTCTTGAGCCCTTTAAACAAGTCGAGCTCGAACCCTTTAAACGAGTCGAGCTTGAGCCCGAGCTCACGAATCTATAAACGAGCATGTCCGTGAGCTCACGgaccgaatatccttaagctcaatCTCGTCTCAATAAATCTATCGAACTCAAAATCAAACATGAGCCCAACTTAATAAGTTAAACAAACGAATTCAAACGAACTTTTTATCGAATTAAACTGGAGAAGCTCATGAactatttaatttatttacattCCTAATATTTAGATATGAAGTCAAGGTCAAATCACATAAAAGTCACAGTCACTGTTTTGAAAAGTTGATTGAACAAAAGTTGAAaggcttttgttttttttttttgtaatttataatatattttgtttcttttttagaGATGCTATATCAAAGGAATATATAATTAAGGGAAATAattatattcattatttatttatttttttttaaaaaactcagTCTGTTAGATGGATCCAACAATGATACATACATTACGATCAACTTGACCTCTTCCAAGGTGACTCATATAAAGACAAGATTATACTACCAGTCAATTCTTCATCCTTCAAAGGAGGTCAGGTCCATCCCACTCAGTTATCTGAATCAAGTCAGGTGGCCTATATATCTGGTTCAGCAAGTCAACAGACCTAGTTTGATCAGGCTGGGCAAACTGGTCGAATCAGGTCAGGGCAAGTCGTGAACGAATCAAATTGAATAGGTTACTTTAGTTGATTGAATTAGGGCGGTTGAGTAAAAGTCAGTGGCATGTGTAGGTGCTACTTTTCCATCCCTACGAGCCTTCCTCAGTGCAGACTTCAAATCTGCATCAATTGGACTTCCAAGTCGAACATAAATGAGAGAAAACCAAAGGAAGATTCTCTGGAAAACAACAGTGTCTGCTTTCAAGAATACGATATATTTAGCTGACTAGATGTATCACGAATTTAGACAAGCTTACAATCCCACTACGTACCTTTCCGAATCATTGAAAAGTAGTGAAAAAAACACAGAGAGAACAGTTGGTAAAATGATGTTGAGAAACGATTTCCCGGTTGAAGACTATCACAGAGGAGCCCAAGAAGTGATGGCAGATATTCATGCACAACACAGGCTGCAACGCCAGGACCTTTCCCAAGGCTACTCGAGTCCTTAGCCAAATATATCAAGTCAAGACTAGAAGAAACCTGCTGTGGATCAGGGAGGGAAGCAGCCACATGTCCATCCCAACTTCACAAGGAATCATGATGAAATTGCTCAAGTTTAAGTTCAACTTTGAACACTTTTGGCTAGTTGATCAGAGAAGGTTCCTTAAACTCTGAACAAGAAACATGGTTTCTTCGCCTTCTAACTGGCAGAAGTGCAAGCCCGTCAACCCAATAAATTTACTGAAGTCTTGAACTTAAAAGTCTTTATAAATGCAAAGATAGGAAAGGGATGTGTTGAACCAGGTGCAACTAattagaggggatgaatagttATCAAAAGAAGTTAGTCAAAATCTCTTACTTTTAAACTAAACAAggttataatattaattaatcaaataacataaaggaacaatttaaaaacaataactaagaaggttagagtttacttgattacaatctATTTGGTTTGTTAATGCAAGGCAatgaaaaatttcattagaatgACTCATTCATCGAATGCGGAGAAGTCACTTATATACTTTGAACGCTAAGAAAAAGAATAGGAATTGAACACAAGAGTTGTTATTAACATTCTAATATAGGGGAATTTTTATAACCTTTTGGAATGAAGTAGTCGTTGGTATTCACGCTCAAAGGCGTCTCCAAGAGGATCTAGGGTACCCTCAATGGATAAGATTTTATCCTTTTCACAAGAGTCACGACCAACGTTCAGATGACCTAGGGCGCCTCTAAAGGAGACACGAGGATATCTCCAAGGGAGGTGCGAGGGCGTCTCCAAAATGGTTGAAGGCGTTGATATGGGGTGTTAAGTGAGAACCTCAGGTTAATGTGAAAGGCGAAGTCAAGATGAGGTGGGAGTCCAAGTCAAGGAAAGGTGACGGTCAAAGGGTCACCCTTGGATAGAGCCCAACCTCTCATCCAATACTATGACCCTCCAATTCAAGGATGGGCGTTCCTACTTGAGGAATAAGTATCCCAGTCTTAAGTACAGTCAATAGCCCAATTGGATCTGAACAGCCTAAGATATTACTTTAGTGATTAGGAACCAGTCTCCAGTTGTGAGGACGCCAATCGAAAGGTTGGTCTAGTCCCGAGGGACTTAGTCCTCCATTTTCTAGAAGACGAGCGATCTTAAGAACCAGACGTTATTCTACTCAGACATCTAGACTTTCAGCATATATGCAAATGACCCTAATAATCGAACGGTATTCTACTCAGATCTCCAGATTCTCAGCATATATTCGAGCGACCCAAAAAACTGAAGGTATTTTACTCAGATCTCCAAACTCTCAACATATATTCGAGCGACCCTAAGAATCGGACAGTATTCTACTCAAATCTCTAGACTCTCAACATATATTTGAGCGACCTTAAGAGCCAAACAGTATTCCACGCCAATCTTTAGCATTACCACATACGTATATCAGAGCAGTGTGGAGCGTAAGTCAGCCTTATAAACCTTAAGGTTCTATTTATTATTCACTCGGGCAGCTCAACGCGTGATCGAGATATGCGCAGGGAACAATATTGCCAGATAATCTTAACAACTTGTCAAATAAAAATAACTGTCTTTCAGAGAATATTTTTCTAAGATGATGCAGGTCCAAGGAAACTTAGTCGGAGGTGATTATGCCTCCCGTCGGAGACATTATGACAATATATTCCTTGAACTGCCTTATTAATGGTATCAGTTACAAAAAGGGTGCACACGGGTAGCGGAGGATTCCTcgtgtaaaatacggtgcccaaataataataaaataataagattattggaaaaataatcttattagatttttcaggaatttttaggaattttctgggatttaatcggagctcgtatgacgtattttaaggggatcaattattgggtttagagaaagcctgtttagaatacttaataagtgggaattgattgagGAATGTACTTAGTATTTGATTAAGCAAACCTAAGGATATTAAATCCATTATTACCCGTGCCCTAAACCTCTCCACGCCGAAGCCTGCTTCGTcccgatctcctcctcatcctccCGATTGGCCGAACCCTTCCCCCAAATCCACTGCCGgccacttcttcttccttgagccACTGTCACCGGTGATGCTCCCTGTCACAGCTACCTCGCTCGAGCGCCTTCTTTCATCCCGATCTCCTCATCTCGCCGACACCATCGTCGGGAGCTTTCCTTTGCCCGATCTCGCCGGTGTTGGGCTTCCTTAGATCCAGCCGTCGGTTGTGGAGGAGCACACCACTGTCAGCTCCGACCTTCTCccatttctcctcttcctcaagtCTCCATCGCCAATGTGGATCTGCTGCTGCCGTCGCTGAGGTTCTTCTCAGACCTGTGATAGCATTGGTTGGAGAATTGGTCGAGCCCTGTTTCCAAATTTCACCGCCGGCCCTTCTTCCTTCAACCGGCTGAGTTTGTGCCCTAGCTTCCTCCCTGAGCTGATGCCGAGTGTCCTTCCTGATCTAGCCACAGTCGAGCTTACCTTTGGCCATGCTCTAGCTTTAGGTTCATCACCTTTCATTTGGTTGGCTCGCTATCACAGCATACAGATTATGTCCGAGGGAGATCTGTGGATCATCAACTGATACATTGTACTCGGGTGAGTTTTTATTTTGGAATTTGAAAGGATTAGGTTGTGTTTAGTTGTAATCATCGGTTGATTTGAGTATTGTAACCGGTTGGTTCATGTGTGGTTGAAGGAAGTTTGATTCTAGATTTCGGATGGTGGATTTAATGTGGTTATTTAGTCTATTTTGGTTGGTGGAATGCTTAAGGATATCTGATCCAATGTGGTTGTAATGGGTTATTATATTAGTGGTTCATTATGCTTGTAGTTGATACAATGGGGTGAATGATGAGCTAATGGATTTTAGAATGGTTAATGGAATTAGCAAAGTAGGTTATTGTAGTTTGATTTCGATATGAAGTGGATTTGTAATTAAGAAGGTTGGAAATGAATTA
This window contains:
- the LOC122034939 gene encoding homeobox-leucine zipper protein HOX11-like is translated as MELGLRLGEAPAGRPFWAAKAAETAKRGSLGILFGMRLGEKEDAMEEEEEEEEEEEEEEERGSAAAPLQLELLPLLPHSAQPSFSQLRFPWASEAGNVELSMRGFDVNRAPSAGEAEEVAAAASSSPNSTVSSFQMEFSAGRGEGGALAVERACSRASDEEENGLGRKKLRLSKEQSAFLEESFKEHNTLNPKQKLALAKQLNLRPRQVEVWFQNRRARTKLKQTEVDCEYLKRCCQTLTEENRRLQKEVAELRALKTSHPFYMHLPATTLSMCPSCERVASTTTSAAAAATNANTSERRPNSFAALFSMPRPLPLGPNAQASSASPRQPSPVS